The sequence GGCGCGCTGGTCTCCCAGCCCGCGCAGCAGAACTTCCAGAACATCATCGCCCACGGGCAGGCTGCGCTCATCAACTGAGCTCCCCGCTGAAGTTGGCGTGACTCAGGCACGAGGGCCAGTGCTCACCGCGAGGTGGGGCTGGCCCTTCGGCTTTGCGGGCCAGCAACGCCCGGGTGGAGCGTGACCCTGTGGGGCGCACCCGGAGTGCGGGCGCGATCAGGAGGGGGGCGGCTCAGCCCTCTTCGCGGGTGAGGCGGAAGGCGTCGGTCTCCAGCTTCTGGGTCGCCTCGGGGTCGGCGCTGTCGTAGTAGCCGCGAATCTCTCCGGTGCCGTCCACGAGCACGAAGTGGGTGCCGTGGAAGATGGAGAGCAGGTCGTCCTCGGCGGCGCCGGGCTCGCGGCCCATGCTGATCTTGAAGCCCTGGACGATGGTGTCCTTGAGGGTGGCGTAGTCGCCGGTGAGGAAGTTCCAGCGGGTGAAGTCCGCCTGGTACTTCTTCCCGTACTCGGCCAGCCGCTCCGGGGTGTCGTAGGCCGGATCCACGGAGAAGGACACCAGCTGGAGGTCCGTCCCCAGCTTCGCGGTGTGGTCCTGCACGCGCGCCATCTTCTGCGTGAAGACGGGGCAGACGGTGGGGCAGCGGGTGAAGATGAAGTTGGCGATGAACGGGCGGCCGCGGAGCTGCTTCAGCCCGAAGGGCTGCCCGTCCTGCCGCGTGAAGGTGAAGTCCGGCAGCGCGCCCAGCCGGGGCGGCGGCTGCGAGCGGCCCTGCACCAGGTCGTGGACCGCCACCCCCATGAAGCCGAGCGACGCCACGGCGATGCCCGCCCAGACCCAGGAGCGGCGGACGGGGCGGGAGCGGGGGGCGGACGGGGAGGAGGGCGATTCGACGGACATGGTCGGCACGTACGGCATCGGCGGGGAGCGCACAAGCGCCGGGCATGCCGGGGTAGGGGCTGGCCGCATGCGAGGCATGAGGGAGAGTGGCCGACCCCCGAGCCGGGGCCGCACGGGGTGCGCCTTGAGGGGACGTTGGGTGCGTGCTAGCCCGGAGGCATGTCGCAGGCCCTCTTCCAGCCCCCGGGTGGACGCGCTTCGCCGGGCGGGAGGGGAGGCTTCCGGTCGCTGGCGGGGCCGTGGCTCGGGCTGCTCGGGCTGCTCGGCGGGCTGATGCCGGCGGTGGCGCTGGCGTGTCCCTCGTGCACGGCCCGGGCACCGGAGTCTCCGGGCGGTGCGGGGGAGCTGCTGCTGGCGCTGATGCTGGTGCCCTTCGCGCTGGTGGGCGTGGGGCTCTGGGCGGCCAGGCGGGCGGGGTCCGGAGCGCCGGAAGCCGAGCGGGCTTCGGCCCCCGTGGAACAGGAGCATCCCTGATGGCGGAGTCCCCTGCGTTGTCCCCCGCGTCCGCGAGCGACGCCGCTCCGCCGGATGCGCAGGCCCCCCTGGCGGTGCCGTCCGCGCGAGGCGCGTGGAGCCTGTCGCCGCCGGAAAACGCGAGCGCGACGGGCGACCGCATCGACGCGCTGCTGGCCACGAACCACGGCTTCGACCTCGCGCTGGCGGCGGTGATGCTCGGGTGGCTGGTGCTGGCGGTGGTGCGCTTCCGGGGCGCGCGGAAGGTGGCGCCGGACGGGGGCACGCGGCGCTCGAGGGCGTGGGTGCTGGGGCTGGCCCTGGGCGTGTTCGGCGTGGTGGACGGCACGCTGTTCCTGGGCTCCGAGCGCTACCTGCGCGAGGTGCTCTGGAACTTCCAGGTCCCCACCGAGGATCCGCGCACGGTGCGCATTGAAATCAACGCGCACCAGTGGTCGTGGGAGGCGCGGTACGCGGGCGCGGACGGCGCGTTCGGCACGAAGGACGACGTCATCACCTGGAACGACCTGCGCGTGCCGGCGGGCGTGCCCATCTGGGTGCAGCTCGTCTCCACGGACGTGGTGCACGGGTTCAGCCTGCCGGCCTTCCGCGTGAAGCTGGATGCCATCCCGGGCCGCGTGAACCAGACCTGGTTCCAGGCCGCGCGCGAGGGCGCGTGGGAGGCGGCCTGCTACCAGCACTGCGGCACCAGCCACTACCGGATGCGCGGCATGCTGACGGCGCTGTCCCCGGAGGCCTACGCGGCGTGGCTGCGCGAGGCGAGCCTCAAGGCCGTGCAGGCCTACGACCCGGATGACACGGCGGCCCACTGGGGCTGGGTGTGGAGGACGCCATGAAGGCGGGGGCGTTCCTGAGGTCGCTCTGGACGACGGACCCCCAGCGCGTGGCGCGGCAGTACCTGTGGGGCGGGTTCCTGTTCCTGTTGGTGGGCGGCCTCTTGGCCATGCTCATCCGCTTCCAGTGGGCGTGGCCCGGGCAGCCGGTGCCGGGGCTCGCGTGGGCGCTGCCCGAGTCGAAGGGCGCGCTGACGCCGCCCGCGTACACGGCCGTGTTCACGATGCACGGCCTGCTGATGATCTTCTTCGCGGTGACGCCGCTGCTCTTCGGGGCGCTGGGGCACTTCGTGCTGCCGCTGGCCATCGGCTCGAAGCAGATGGCGTTCCCCCGGCTGTCGCCGCTCGGCTTCTGGGCGTACGCGGTGGGCGGCGCGCTGATGCTGGTGTCGTTCGTCGTGCGGCTGGGGCCCGCGAGCGCGGGGTGGACGTCGTATCCTCCGCTGGCGACGCCCGCGTTCACGCCGGGGCTGGGGCAGACGCTGGTGACGGTGGCGGTGCTGTGCGTGGGCGTGTCCGCGTTCCTGTACGGGCTCAACTTCGTCGTCACCGTGGTGCGCTGCCGGGCGCCGGGGATGACGTGGGGGCGGCTGCCGCTGGTGGTGTGGGGGCTGTTCTACGGCGCGGTGCTCAACGTGCTGTTCGTGCCGGTGCTGGCGGCGGCCACGGGGCTGCTCCTGCTGGACCGGGTGGCGGGCACGCAGTTCTTCATCGCGGGCGCGGCGGCGGTGGGCGGGGGCGGCGACCCGGTGGTGTACCAGCACCTGTTCTGGCTGTTCGGCCACCCGGAGGTCTACATCCTCATCCTGCCCGCGTGGGGCATGGTGGGGGACTTCGTGGCGTTCTTCAGCCGCAAGCCCGCGCACGGCTACCGGCTGACGGCGGGGGCCATGGGCGCGGTGACGGCGCTGAGCGGCGCGGTGTACGCGCACCACCTGTTCACCAGCGGGATGGCGCCGGTGCTGGGGCGCACGTTCATGGTGCTGACGCTGCTGATTTCGCTGCCCGCGGAGGTGATGTTCCTCAACTGGCTGATGACGCTGTGGCGCGGGAGCGTGCGGCTCACGTCGCCGATGCTCGCGGCGCTGGCGACGATGATTGTCTTCGGCCTGGGCGGCATCACGGGCCTGGCGCTGGGCGCGGTGGCGACGGACGTGCCGCTGCACGGGACCATGTGGGTGGTGGGCCACTTCCACCTGACGATGGGCGCGGCCAGCTTCCTCGCGGTGTTCGCGGGGCTCTACTTCTGGTTCCCGCGCATGTACGGACGCGCGCTGGATGAGCGGCTGGCGAAGGTGCACGTGCTCCTGAGCGCGGTGCTGTTCATCGCTGTCTTCGGCGGGCAGTTGGTGGCGGGCTACGCGGGGCAGCTGCGGCGGCTCTATGACCCGTACCAGTACACGTTCCTCGCGCACCTGCTCACGTTGAACCGGTGGACCAGTTGGGCCGCGTTCGCGCTGGGCACGGTGCAGTTGGTGTTCGTGGTGAACCTGGTGCGGACGCTCGGGTGGGGCCGGGCCGCGGAGCCGAACCCGTGGCAAGTGGGCACGCTGGAGTGGACGGGCATGGGGCCGGGGCCGGCTGGCGTGGTGCTGCGCGGGCCGCATGCGCTGTCGCAACCGGAAGTACAAGAGCAACTGGGTCGCGACTGGATTGGACAGGCGGAGCCGCTGTCCGTGGACGTGCCGGCCGCGGAGCCGGTGGCGCCGCCAGTTCCCGGGGTGGAGGGCGCCGTCTAGCGGTGCTCCCAGAGGTCCACGCCGCCGGTGTCGCCCGTGGGGAAGCGGCGGACGAAGCGCTGCTTGAACCAGGGGCGGCTCTCCGGCGTGAGCTGCCAGGTGCCGCGCCAGCCGAGGATGACGAAGCGGCAGGAGTCCAGCATGACGCGCAGGGCCTGCTGGGCCTCGGGGGCGGAGAGGGCCTCGGCGGTCTCGTCGAAGCGGTCGCCCGCGCTCATGGCGTCCTGGATCATGGTGGCGTAGGTGTCGACGATGGGCGTGGCCCCCATGGGGAGCCGGCCCGCCGCGAGCGCCCAGCCCGGCTCGAAGGAGAAGAGGCACGCCTTGGCGGGCACGTCGGCGCGGAGGTACTTCGCGAGCGCCGTGACGTCCGGCGCCTGCTGCTGGCCACTCTGGAAGACGTGCCACACACCGGGCATGCAAGCCGAGACAAGCATAAGCGCGGCCACGGCCCGTGATGCGGTACGGCCCCAGCGCACGCTGAAGGCGTGGAGCACGGAGGCGCCCAGGCCCGCGAGCACGGCCTCCGACGCGGCGAGGTGCGCGTTGTACTGGTTCCAGTAGGTCCGTGACGCGAGGAACAGGGCCACGCTGAGCAGGAACGCGCAGGCGAAGAAGCGGGCCGCGGGGCGCTGCTCGGGAGGCGCGCGGAAGGCTCGCACGCACGCGGTGCCCAGGCCCACGAGCGCGAGGAGCACTTCGCCCACCCTGCGCTCGTGGAAGATGTCGCGCAGGCGCAGCCAGCGGTCCGGCTCACCGTCCGCGGGGCGCACGGCCTGGAAGGTGATGACGTCGCGAAGGAACTCGGAAGGGGCGAGCGCGGCCAGCGGGCCCACGACGACGGCGAAGGTGGCGAGCGCGGCGAGCACGGTCGGGATTGCCTGGCGCCAGGACTCCTTCCCAGGACGGGCGAACAGCGCGGCGACGAGCCACATCCCCCCGGGAATCTTCACGGAGATGGCGAGGCCCAGCAGCACGCCCGCGCCGATGCGGCGTGCTCGGGAGTGGGGACCGGGGGCGAGCCAGAGGTTCGCGAAGCCCAGGCACAGGGCGTTGAGCAGGGGTTCGAGGAAGGTGCCCCGCTCGACGAGCGCGGCCTCCGGATACGCCGCATACGCGAGCGCGGCCACGCAGCCCGCGAGCGGCCTCCACGCCCGCCACGCGACGCGGCCCGCGAGGAATACGCACAGCGCGCCCACGGCGGCGGCGAGGTAGCGGGTGACGCCATAGGCGGTGGCCGCATCGAGCCCCAGCGTGAGCGCGGCACCGGGAGCCCACAGCAGGAGTCCGCCAGGCGGGTGGACGAAGATGAAGTCGCGGTAGGGCAGGTCCCCGCGCAGCAGGAGCGACGCGGCGGAGAAGTAGACGCCCTCGTCGTAGTCCATGGGGTAGCCCATGGGCCCGGAGCGATGGAAGAACGCCAACGCGCGCAGCACCCAGGCACCCAGCGCCACGATGAGCAACGGCCAGACGTCTGAACCGGGGTTCGTGATTCTCGAAGGGGCTGGAGACATCGATGCTGGCATGTGGGAAGAGCGCAGGCTACCTGACCTGAACCGGGGGATCATGCCATGTCGATTCCAGCAGCGATCGCCGTGTACACGTCGGGCTCGGGAGTCCCCAAGCACGTCTCCGAGCGGCCCTGGCGTGGGGTCGATCACTTCCGGAATGGCGCTCCGACGGGCCTCGGGCAACACCTCCTGAATCGCGTGCAGCAGGTGCATGGCGACTTGCAGGCCGTGGTGCGCGAGCTCATCGATGAGGCTCCCTGGGGCTGGACGAACTGCATGCCTCTGCCCGGGTACACGGAGGTCGAACGCCACACGGAGGAGGACCCCGGACCTCGGGTCGCACCGGACGAGACCGGGCTCGTGGCCTACATCTACGTCTTCGACCTGGAGGCGCGCCGGCTCGACATGTTCTCGACGTACGTCGGGGACGACGGCAAACGGATCAGCTCCGTGCGCTTCTCGCCCACGGGTACGCCCGACCTGCCGGCGCTCGACCTCCTGCCCGAAGAGGCTGTCATCGAACCGCCTCTTCCTGGAGAGGAACTCTCAGCCCAGGCGCTGCAAGACCTCCTCAAAAGCCTGCCAAAGATAGAGGCAGGCGCCACGGTCCTCGACTGGGTGGAGACCCGGGAGCGTCCGGACCGCTCGCTTTCAATCCTGTTCCGGGTGCTCGTCTATGCAGTCGACGATGACAGTGGAGAGGTCGTGCTCTCGCGCCTGGAGGAACAGGATTGGAATGCCGTGCCAGCCTCCGCACGCCTGGAGCCGCATCGCGTCCGGAACTTCCTCGCGGCGCTTGTCGAAGTCGTGAACGAAGAACCGAGCCGGCTCAGTTCCTTCTGGATTGCCGAGCAGGACTCCCTGCGCCGGTCCGGAGCGAGGCAGCGCGGGAGCTTCGTGAAGATCCTGAGGGCACAGGCAGCCCGCGACTGAGAGTCGAGGGGGCCGCCCGGCTTCCTGGTGCTTTCCGCCGGGCCCAGGCATGCGAGAGTCCCACCCCGTGAGCACGAACGAACGGGCCTCGCTGTCCCTCCAACGCGACGAAGGGAACCTCTGGTTCGGGGTCGTCATCGCGCACTCGGCGGCCGCGATGCTCTTCTGCGCGGTGGCCTTCACCGCGGGCTTCTACCGGCTGCGTGGCTTCTGGCCTCCCGCGTCCGCGCGCCCTGGAGTCCTCGTCCCCGCGCTGGCGGGCGGGCTCCTCGTCATCGGGGCGGTGTTGCTGCATGCCTCGCTCCGGCATTCGCAGACGAACCGCCTCACGTTGGCGGGCGTGCTGGGCGCTGGCGTGGCGTTCCTCGCGACGCAGGCGGCGTGGCTGCATGTGCTGTTCTGGTACCGCGACCTGCGCATCCCCGACAGCGGCGTCTTCGGCTCGTCGCTGTATGGCCTGTCGGCGGTGCACGCCGTGCACCTGGGAGTCGTGATGCTGGGGTTGCTGCGCGCGGGACTGCGCATCCTGCGAGGCCAGGAAGCTCGTGCTCCGCTGCGGCGTGCGCTTCCCGGCTGGTGGTGTTCGACGGTGATGTACGGCGTCCTCTTCGCGGTGGTGTACCTCCCATGAAGCCCACTTCCTCGCTCCGCATCCTCGCCGTGCTCGCATTGGGAGCGCTTGCTCCCGCGTGCCGCAAGGACCCGCCCACCTTCGAGCCCCTGAAGCTCGCGGACGGCACCGTCATCCCGGCCGCGACGCTGTCGCGCGGACACGACGTC comes from Corallococcus macrosporus and encodes:
- a CDS encoding SCO family protein: MSVESPSSPSAPRSRPVRRSWVWAGIAVASLGFMGVAVHDLVQGRSQPPPRLGALPDFTFTRQDGQPFGLKQLRGRPFIANFIFTRCPTVCPVFTQKMARVQDHTAKLGTDLQLVSFSVDPAYDTPERLAEYGKKYQADFTRWNFLTGDYATLKDTIVQGFKISMGREPGAAEDDLLSIFHGTHFVLVDGTGEIRGYYDSADPEATQKLETDAFRLTREEG
- a CDS encoding cytochrome c oxidase subunit II → MAESPALSPASASDAAPPDAQAPLAVPSARGAWSLSPPENASATGDRIDALLATNHGFDLALAAVMLGWLVLAVVRFRGARKVAPDGGTRRSRAWVLGLALGVFGVVDGTLFLGSERYLREVLWNFQVPTEDPRTVRIEINAHQWSWEARYAGADGAFGTKDDVITWNDLRVPAGVPIWVQLVSTDVVHGFSLPAFRVKLDAIPGRVNQTWFQAAREGAWEAACYQHCGTSHYRMRGMLTALSPEAYAAWLREASLKAVQAYDPDDTAAHWGWVWRTP
- a CDS encoding glycosyltransferase family 87 protein, whose translation is MALGAWVLRALAFFHRSGPMGYPMDYDEGVYFSAASLLLRGDLPYRDFIFVHPPGGLLLWAPGAALTLGLDAATAYGVTRYLAAAVGALCVFLAGRVAWRAWRPLAGCVAALAYAAYPEAALVERGTFLEPLLNALCLGFANLWLAPGPHSRARRIGAGVLLGLAISVKIPGGMWLVAALFARPGKESWRQAIPTVLAALATFAVVVGPLAALAPSEFLRDVITFQAVRPADGEPDRWLRLRDIFHERRVGEVLLALVGLGTACVRAFRAPPEQRPAARFFACAFLLSVALFLASRTYWNQYNAHLAASEAVLAGLGASVLHAFSVRWGRTASRAVAALMLVSACMPGVWHVFQSGQQQAPDVTALAKYLRADVPAKACLFSFEPGWALAAGRLPMGATPIVDTYATMIQDAMSAGDRFDETAEALSAPEAQQALRVMLDSCRFVILGWRGTWQLTPESRPWFKQRFVRRFPTGDTGGVDLWEHR
- a CDS encoding cytochrome c oxidase subunit I, translated to MKAGAFLRSLWTTDPQRVARQYLWGGFLFLLVGGLLAMLIRFQWAWPGQPVPGLAWALPESKGALTPPAYTAVFTMHGLLMIFFAVTPLLFGALGHFVLPLAIGSKQMAFPRLSPLGFWAYAVGGALMLVSFVVRLGPASAGWTSYPPLATPAFTPGLGQTLVTVAVLCVGVSAFLYGLNFVVTVVRCRAPGMTWGRLPLVVWGLFYGAVLNVLFVPVLAAATGLLLLDRVAGTQFFIAGAAAVGGGGDPVVYQHLFWLFGHPEVYILILPAWGMVGDFVAFFSRKPAHGYRLTAGAMGAVTALSGAVYAHHLFTSGMAPVLGRTFMVLTLLISLPAEVMFLNWLMTLWRGSVRLTSPMLAALATMIVFGLGGITGLALGAVATDVPLHGTMWVVGHFHLTMGAASFLAVFAGLYFWFPRMYGRALDERLAKVHVLLSAVLFIAVFGGQLVAGYAGQLRRLYDPYQYTFLAHLLTLNRWTSWAAFALGTVQLVFVVNLVRTLGWGRAAEPNPWQVGTLEWTGMGPGPAGVVLRGPHALSQPEVQEQLGRDWIGQAEPLSVDVPAAEPVAPPVPGVEGAV